The region GATTTCTATCGAAATCGGCGCATACTCGTTCAAAAGATCATTTGGCGGGGGCGATTTTGAAGGCTGCCTTGCGGGCGGCTTTCGCGATCTTCTTGTCCGGGTGCTTGGTGCCGATCAAGGTAAGCACCTCTCGCACGTCCGGATGGTCCAGGCGCCACATCTCCTCGAAGATCGTCGCTTCCTCGCCGGGCGGCACGGCTTCCGCCAGCACGTCGGGCAGTTCTTCGGATTCCACCGAGTCCAGCGCCGCACCGAGCATGTCGGTGAGCAACCGCGCCGCGTCGGTCACCGTCGGCTCTAGTTCTTGCTCGGAAGGATCGAGTTGGTACAGCGTCAACTTCGCGTACGGCCGCAGCATCGGCTCGTCCAGTGCCTCCCGCCACCGTTGCGGCGCGGTCGCGGCGCGTGGCGCGGTGATCGCGATCGCGATCATCCGGTCCTCCGCGTCGCCCGTCGCGGCGGCGGTCAGCAACTCCTGCGTGGCTGCGTCGGCTCCGCGGGCCTCGAACCACGCCTCCGTCTCGGCCGCCAGCTCGTCGTCGGTCGCGCCCTTGGCGAAGTCCAACAGGTCGAAGGCCGCCAGCTGTTCGACCGGTGGCAGCAGCGGAACTTCGACGCCGCCGTCGGTCAACGCGCCGCCGAAGGCGTACTGCGCGAGCGGGGTGAGCCGCGCGATCCCCTGATCGACCTGCGCTGCGCCCAGGTCGGCGAGGGGCGAGAGCAGCCGCTCGGCCGGATCGCCGCGCCTGTCGACCCAGGATTCCCAGGCGCCGGGCGGGGTGAATTCGTCGACCGCGGTTTCCCCGATCACCTCGCGCAGCTCCGCGACGGGCATTCCTTCGTTGCGGGCGAGGAACAACGACACCATGCCGATGGTCGCGGAGTCCGCCAGGTCGAGCAGGACATCGTCGTCCTGGAGGGCTTCGTTGACGAGCACTCCCAACGCGTCCGCCCAGACGTCGAGCACCGTTTCGTCGCTGCCGTCCGGCCACTCATCGACCGTCGGGCCGGTCTCGACAGCGTCCGGGGCAGGGCCGATGAATTCCAGCTCCGCCGCCAGCGCCCACAGGCTCGCCAGCTCCGGGATATCGCCCATCGCCGCCACTGAATCCGGCACCGGGAAACCGAGTTCCTCGGCCGCGGCGACCGCGTCGGCGGGTGCGAGCTCGCCGGCCGCGAGCGGGCGGCCGCTCGCCCACGTCGCCAGGCGCCTGGCTCGGTCCAGCAGCGGGCTGCGCCGCGCCGCGGCGGCCAGGTCTTCGTCCGACGGCAACCGGAGCGGCGGCAGCCGGTCAGGCAGCCCGAGCTGCTCGCGGAGGTCGAGATTCGCTTCGGCCTCAGGGGCGACGGTGTGCTCTTCGATCCAGCGGACGGCCACCTCCTCTTGATCGGCCGGGTCGATCCCGGCTGCGTTCAAGACTTGCCTGAGCGGGTGGTCGAGGCCCCAGTCCAAGACCGCTTCGGGGAACCACGGCTCGATCGCGTCGATCTCTTCCTGCAGCTCGTCGACCTGCTCCACCGACAGCCGTCCGGTGTCCGCCGCGAAATCCAGCAGCTCGCGAATGGTGGTTAGCACCGTGGAAACGTGATCGTTGGCTTCCATCGTGGTCCTGCGCGGGTACTGCTCCAGCAGCAGCTCGTTGAGGTGCTGCGGACGCAGCTTGCCCAGGTTGGCGATGCCGACGTGCTCGTTCAGCAGTCGGAGCAGCATCGCAGCCTCGTCGGTGTTGCCCTGCACCGGCTGTTCCTGCTTCTTCGCCCACTCAGCCAACTCGGGCAGCAGGCTCTCGACCGGGTCGCGCTCCATACCCGAAGCGTAGCGGTCCCGAGGCCGCTCGCGGGAGCTAGCCTCGACGGGTGAGGTCCGAGGCGGGCTGAGCGGTTCGGGGGTCTGCGGGGTGGGTGGACAGTCCCAATTAAAACTGCGGACCCACCGGTGACCGTCCATTGCCGACGAGCCGCTTATCGCAAGCGCTGCGGTTTGACGGGGGTGGCCGCTAGATTCCGGCGAGTCGCCTAGCGAAGGAGCAGACGCGATGATCAACCATGAACCCCAGCGGATCACGACCTTCCTGATGTTCCAGGGGGGCACGGCCGAGGAAGCGATGACCTTCTACACGTCCTTGTTCGAGGACGCCGAGATCCTCGCCATCAGCCGTTATGGCGCCGACGGCCCCGGCGCCGAGGGCAGCGTTCAGCACGCCACGTTCTCCCTCTCCGGCCAGCAGTTCATGTGCATCGACAGCCCGACGCCGCACCAGTTCGGCTTCACGCCGTCGATGTCGCTCTTCGTCACCTGCCGAACGGAAG is a window of Saccharopolyspora phatthalungensis DNA encoding:
- a CDS encoding VOC family protein; the encoded protein is MINHEPQRITTFLMFQGGTAEEAMTFYTSLFEDAEILAISRYGADGPGAEGSVQHATFSLSGQQFMCIDSPTPHQFGFTPSMSLFVTCRTEAELDRLYAALAEGGEALMPLGSYGFSPKFGWINDRFGVSWQLNLPE